In one Geotoga petraea genomic region, the following are encoded:
- a CDS encoding pyridoxal phosphate-dependent aminotransferase has translation MRYSERVLNMQESPIRKLIPFAEEAKKKGKKVYHLNIGQPDLETPKEFFEGINNAPKVVAYSHSAGIIELRNAFSEYYRKWNMNLDPEELIITTGGSEAIIFALASVADPNDEIVVIEPFYANYRGFAEMLNLKLVPVQASPDNGYALPSKEEFEKVITDRTKAIIYSNPSNPTGAVYTEEEIKRIDQIAVENDLYIISDEVYKEFTFDGRKHISIMNFENKDRYIVVDSISKRYSACGARIGVFATKNKELLAQAMKFAQSRLCSPVMAQYGTVSLLKNLDDSYFEEMIEEYQKRRDAVYEELSKIDGVTFKKPQGSFYVSAEIPVDDSEEFIKWMLTDFDLDNETVMVAPLNGFYATKTAGKKEIRIAYVLEPESLKKACQILRKGIEEYNNIKTR, from the coding sequence ATGAGATATTCTGAGAGAGTCTTAAACATGCAGGAATCACCTATAAGAAAATTAATTCCCTTTGCTGAAGAAGCCAAGAAAAAAGGGAAAAAAGTATACCATTTAAATATTGGCCAACCTGACCTTGAAACACCAAAAGAGTTTTTTGAAGGCATAAATAATGCCCCAAAAGTTGTAGCTTATTCTCATTCTGCTGGGATTATAGAGTTGAGAAATGCATTTTCTGAGTACTACAGAAAATGGAATATGAATTTGGATCCAGAAGAATTAATAATCACAACAGGTGGTTCTGAAGCGATAATATTTGCTTTGGCATCTGTTGCAGATCCAAATGATGAAATAGTAGTAATTGAACCATTTTATGCAAACTACAGGGGCTTTGCCGAAATGCTTAATTTAAAGTTAGTTCCTGTTCAAGCTTCACCTGACAATGGATATGCTTTGCCTTCAAAAGAAGAATTTGAAAAAGTAATTACAGATAGAACAAAAGCCATTATATACTCAAACCCTTCCAATCCAACTGGAGCTGTATATACAGAAGAAGAGATTAAAAGAATAGATCAAATTGCTGTTGAAAATGATTTATATATAATATCAGATGAAGTCTATAAAGAATTTACATTTGATGGAAGAAAACATATTTCAATTATGAACTTTGAAAACAAAGATAGGTACATTGTTGTAGATAGTATTTCTAAGCGATATTCTGCGTGTGGAGCCAGAATAGGAGTGTTTGCAACTAAAAATAAAGAATTATTAGCTCAAGCTATGAAATTTGCTCAATCAAGGTTATGTTCTCCTGTTATGGCACAGTACGGAACTGTTTCATTGTTGAAAAATTTGGACGATTCTTATTTTGAAGAGATGATAGAAGAATATCAAAAGAGAAGAGATGCTGTTTACGAAGAATTATCTAAAATTGATGGAGTAACTTTCAAGAAGCCACAAGGATCTTTTTATGTGTCCGCAGAAATTCCCGTTGATGATAGCGAAGAATTTATAAAATGGATGCTTACTGACTTTGATTTAGATAATGAAACTGTTATGGTTGCACCTTTAAATGGTTTTTATGCAACAAAAACAGCAGGTAAGAAAGAAATAAGAATTGCTTATGTTCTTGAACCAGAATCGTTAAAAAAAGCATGTCAAATATTGAGAAAAGGCATAGAAGAATACAATAATATCAAGACAAGATAA
- a CDS encoding ATP-binding protein, producing MNYELKLTQPKKLIEDIDNLKKSIKNISEDIFFKLEIILDELGSNSIKYADNSVLHIKDFEDHLKIEVYSQGGEIPPFYIDIEDTKKLVEKCIEEGHGLGLHLVKNLADHFEYEYYDGKNKIIVKLKKDG from the coding sequence ATGAATTATGAATTGAAATTAACTCAACCTAAAAAATTAATAGAAGATATAGATAATTTAAAAAAGTCTATAAAAAATATCTCCGAGGATATTTTTTTTAAATTGGAAATTATACTTGATGAATTGGGAAGTAACTCGATTAAATATGCAGATAATTCTGTCTTACATATAAAAGACTTTGAGGATCATTTAAAAATAGAGGTTTACAGTCAAGGTGGTGAAATACCTCCTTTTTATATTGATATTGAAGACACTAAAAAATTAGTAGAAAAGTGTATTGAAGAAGGACACGGCCTGGGTTTACATTTAGTCAAGAATCTGGCAGATCACTTTGAATACGAATATTATGATGGAAAAAATAAAATAATAGTCAAACTAAAAAAAGATGGCTGA